In Bryobacteraceae bacterium, the following proteins share a genomic window:
- a CDS encoding cellulose binding domain-containing protein, with the protein MKRTGSNIVSVLAAAPLIVWPALGQTARVDYRLDSSWGTGLQAGLVITNTGQAALAGWRLTFTYPHDIGSIWEARIVSRSGDAYTIEGPGWNPNLAPGGQAWIGWVAATAGPPQQPSGCAMPGVTVTSATCGAAGPADTTPPSTPGNLRLSFATTTSIGIAWNASTDGQSGVAGYEVRMNGAAAGTTVGPSWTAVNLAPSTAYSFAVRARDTAGNYSALTPALTASTLSPPVCGPPPAVPGGLAVTGVTPNSAQVGWTAVAAGPGCTVTYTLWRDGAPAVSGLTASPYLLAGLVPSTTYSVAVQAVNQAGASAMSNAVLFRTADEPPPTTSAFPPRVFAPYADMLLWPTPDLAAISLQTGVKYFTVAFVNAGPGNQAAWGGIVPVSQDFLVPQIAGLRAVGGDVIVSFGGAFGLELAQAWTDTAALQSQYQAAIDKFRLTRVDFDIEGWAIADGASITRRNRAIAGLQAAARASGRPLHVQFTLPVLPTGLTIDGVALLRNAIDNGVDIGTVNIMAMDYGNAVADPYRMGDNAMLAVNSTFTQLQALYGAAKSAGQIRAMQGVTPMIGLNDVTPEVFTLTADAPRLFDFARAAGMGLLSMWSVGRDRACTGTPSVSPTCSGVSQSPYAFSAVFRGFTGY; encoded by the coding sequence ATGAAACGTACTGGTTCGAATATCGTTTCGGTCTTGGCCGCCGCGCCACTGATCGTTTGGCCCGCCCTGGGGCAGACGGCGCGCGTGGACTACCGGCTCGATTCAAGTTGGGGTACGGGCCTGCAGGCGGGGCTGGTGATTACGAACACGGGCCAGGCGGCGTTGGCGGGATGGCGGCTGACGTTCACGTATCCGCACGACATAGGGAGCATCTGGGAGGCACGGATCGTTTCGCGGTCGGGCGATGCGTACACAATCGAGGGTCCGGGTTGGAATCCGAATCTGGCTCCGGGCGGGCAGGCGTGGATCGGGTGGGTGGCGGCTACGGCGGGGCCTCCGCAGCAACCGTCGGGATGCGCGATGCCGGGGGTGACGGTGACGTCGGCGACTTGCGGCGCGGCTGGTCCGGCGGACACGACACCGCCTTCGACGCCGGGGAACTTGCGATTGAGTTTCGCGACGACCACGTCGATCGGGATCGCGTGGAATGCATCGACCGACGGGCAGAGTGGAGTGGCGGGATACGAAGTGCGGATGAACGGCGCGGCGGCGGGGACGACGGTGGGGCCGTCGTGGACGGCAGTGAACCTGGCTCCGTCGACGGCCTATTCGTTCGCGGTGCGGGCGCGGGATACGGCTGGGAACTATTCGGCGCTGACGCCAGCGCTGACGGCATCGACGCTTTCGCCTCCGGTGTGCGGGCCGCCGCCGGCGGTTCCGGGCGGGTTAGCGGTGACGGGGGTGACGCCGAATTCCGCGCAGGTGGGTTGGACGGCGGTGGCCGCGGGGCCGGGATGTACGGTGACTTACACGCTTTGGCGCGATGGCGCGCCGGCTGTATCGGGGCTGACGGCGTCTCCTTACTTACTGGCTGGGTTGGTTCCGTCGACGACTTACTCGGTGGCGGTGCAGGCGGTGAACCAGGCGGGCGCATCGGCGATGTCGAACGCGGTGTTGTTCCGGACGGCGGACGAGCCGCCACCGACGACGAGCGCGTTTCCGCCGCGGGTGTTCGCGCCGTACGCGGACATGCTGTTGTGGCCGACGCCGGATCTGGCGGCGATTTCGCTGCAGACGGGCGTCAAGTATTTCACGGTTGCGTTCGTGAACGCAGGTCCGGGGAACCAGGCGGCATGGGGCGGGATCGTGCCGGTGTCGCAGGATTTTCTTGTGCCGCAGATCGCGGGTTTGCGAGCGGTGGGCGGGGACGTGATCGTTTCGTTCGGCGGCGCGTTCGGGCTGGAACTGGCGCAGGCGTGGACGGATACGGCGGCGCTGCAATCGCAGTATCAGGCGGCGATCGACAAGTTCCGGCTGACGCGGGTGGACTTCGACATCGAAGGCTGGGCGATCGCGGACGGGGCGTCGATCACGCGGCGGAATCGAGCGATTGCGGGGCTGCAGGCCGCGGCGCGGGCGAGCGGGCGTCCGCTCCATGTGCAGTTCACGCTTCCGGTGCTGCCGACGGGGTTGACGATCGATGGCGTGGCGCTGCTGCGCAATGCGATCGATAACGGAGTGGATATCGGGACGGTGAACATCATGGCGATGGATTACGGGAACGCGGTGGCGGATCCGTACCGGATGGGCGATAACGCGATGCTGGCAGTGAACTCGACGTTCACGCAGTTGCAGGCGTTGTATGGGGCGGCGAAGTCGGCGGGGCAGATCCGCGCGATGCAGGGGGTGACGCCGATGATCGGGCTGAACGACGTAACGCCGGAGGTGTTTACGTTGACGGCGGACGCGCCGCGGCTGTTCGACTTCGCGCGGGCGGCGGGGATGGGGTTACTTTCAATGTGGTCCGTGGGGCGGGACCGGGCATGCACGGGGACGCCGTCGGTATCGCCGACGTGCAGCGGGGTGAGCCAGTCTCCGTATGCGTTCTCGGCGGTTTTCCG
- a CDS encoding glycerate kinase produces the protein MTVPSEARLRRHALAIFRAALSAAEPAGAVRRFLQRKGGVLRAGEQTYRLDRFEHIWVAGAGKAAAAMARAVEGVLGARVSGGVICTKYGHGLPLKRIEVQEAGHPVPDDAGVEGARKIAEIAAQAGRRDLVIFLISGGASALTPSPAPGLKLADKQKTTRLLLECGADIHEINTVRKHISAFKGGQLARLAAPATVITLMLSDVIGDAMASIGSGPTVPDPTNFAQAAAILDQYGLRERAPAGVRRRIERGVAGEIEDTPKPGEAVFAKTQNLIVGSNRLAVDAAAVKAKSLGYRALVLSTTIEGETRDVARMHAAIAREVQDSGRPVRAPACLISGGETTVTIRGDGLGGRNQEFALAAAIDLEGRHDVLALSGGTDGTDGPTDAAGAVATGLTAARARAQRLNPAALLANNDSYRFFDPLGDLIKTGPTGTNVMDVRLVLIG, from the coding sequence ATGACTGTGCCATCCGAAGCCCGGCTGCGACGCCATGCATTGGCGATCTTCCGAGCCGCGTTGAGCGCGGCCGAGCCGGCGGGCGCGGTGCGGAGGTTCCTGCAGCGGAAAGGCGGGGTGCTGCGGGCGGGCGAGCAGACGTACCGGCTGGATCGTTTTGAACACATCTGGGTGGCAGGCGCGGGCAAAGCGGCGGCGGCGATGGCGCGGGCGGTGGAGGGAGTACTGGGTGCGCGTGTTTCCGGCGGCGTGATCTGCACGAAGTACGGGCACGGGCTGCCGCTGAAGCGGATCGAGGTGCAGGAGGCCGGCCATCCGGTGCCGGATGACGCGGGAGTGGAAGGCGCGCGGAAGATCGCGGAGATAGCGGCGCAGGCGGGCCGGCGGGACCTGGTGATCTTTTTGATTTCGGGTGGAGCGTCGGCGTTGACGCCTTCGCCGGCGCCGGGTTTGAAGCTCGCCGATAAACAGAAGACGACGCGGCTGCTGCTCGAGTGCGGCGCCGATATTCATGAGATCAACACGGTGCGGAAGCACATATCGGCGTTCAAGGGGGGGCAACTGGCGCGGCTGGCGGCTCCGGCGACGGTGATCACGCTGATGCTTTCGGACGTGATTGGGGATGCGATGGCGTCGATCGGGTCCGGGCCGACGGTGCCCGATCCGACGAACTTCGCGCAGGCGGCGGCGATTCTGGATCAGTACGGATTGCGCGAGCGGGCGCCAGCGGGAGTACGGCGGCGGATTGAGCGGGGCGTGGCGGGCGAGATCGAAGACACGCCGAAGCCTGGGGAGGCGGTGTTCGCGAAGACGCAAAATCTGATCGTGGGGAGCAACCGGCTGGCGGTGGACGCGGCGGCGGTGAAGGCAAAGTCACTGGGATACCGGGCGCTGGTGCTATCGACGACGATCGAGGGGGAAACGCGGGATGTGGCGCGGATGCATGCGGCGATCGCTCGGGAAGTACAGGATTCGGGCCGGCCGGTGCGGGCGCCGGCGTGCCTGATATCGGGCGGGGAGACGACGGTGACGATCCGGGGCGACGGGTTGGGCGGACGGAACCAGGAGTTCGCGTTGGCGGCGGCGATCGACCTGGAAGGTCGTCACGACGTGCTGGCGCTGAGCGGTGGTACGGACGGAACGGACGGTCCGACGGACGCCGCAGGGGCGGTGGCGACGGGTCTGACGGCGGCGCGGGCGCGGGCGCAACGGCTGAACCCGGCGGCGTTGCTGGCGAACAACGATTCCTACCGGTTCTTCGATCCGCTTGGCGATTTGATCAAGACCGGGCCGACGGGGACGAACGTAATGGACGTGCGGCTGGTGCTGATCGGCTAG
- a CDS encoding shikimate kinase — protein MNTRLIRTPCIYLVGFMGCGKTTVGGLLAEDLGWDFVDLDAEIERGAGQTIPEIFEAGGECEFRRLEHEALRARVRAVQTGHATVLSLGGGAFAQENNLALVTDNGISVWLDAPFELIRERITGETHRPLARDPARFAGLYESRRPTYGRADYRVEIGSNDPVEAVEAILALPLF, from the coding sequence ATGAACACGCGTCTCATTCGCACTCCATGCATCTACCTCGTGGGATTCATGGGCTGCGGCAAGACGACGGTAGGCGGGCTGCTCGCCGAGGACCTGGGTTGGGATTTCGTGGACCTGGACGCGGAAATCGAGCGGGGAGCGGGGCAGACGATTCCTGAGATTTTCGAAGCCGGCGGGGAATGCGAATTCCGGCGGCTGGAACATGAAGCGCTGCGGGCGCGAGTGCGCGCGGTGCAAACCGGCCATGCAACGGTGCTTTCGCTGGGCGGGGGCGCGTTCGCGCAGGAGAACAATCTGGCCCTGGTGACGGACAACGGGATCTCGGTTTGGCTGGACGCGCCGTTCGAGTTGATCCGCGAGCGGATCACCGGGGAGACGCATCGTCCGCTGGCGCGGGACCCGGCGCGTTTCGCCGGGCTGTACGAGTCGCGCCGGCCGACGTACGGCCGCGCCGATTACCGCGTTGAGATCGGTTCGAATGATCCGGTGGAGGCCGTGGAAGCGATTCTCGCGCTCCCACTCTTCTGA
- a CDS encoding SDR family NAD(P)-dependent oxidoreductase has translation MNLQGKSVLITGASGGIGASLARSLHRRGAKLTLMARSAETLEKAAAETQGVAVTGDVTNAEDRKRAVDAALERWGSLDVLVNNAGVGMYIPAWRADMGEVRRLWELNIFAPLELIQLVVPVMQKQGGGRIVNVSSVAGKIALPWFPNYTASKFALCALTDALRIELAPYNISTMDVCPGYVKTAFQDNSLAGRPPDRLWRMKRMAVMPDECAEAIARGMERDKRTLVMPWFGNVLIAAARLAPSIADRILAHIYEGLDLEGIQQR, from the coding sequence ATGAATCTCCAAGGAAAAAGCGTTCTGATCACCGGTGCGTCGGGAGGAATCGGGGCGTCGCTGGCGCGGTCGCTGCATCGGCGGGGGGCGAAGCTGACGCTGATGGCGCGGTCGGCGGAGACGTTGGAGAAGGCGGCGGCGGAGACGCAGGGGGTGGCGGTGACGGGCGACGTCACCAATGCCGAGGACCGGAAGCGCGCGGTGGATGCGGCGCTCGAGCGGTGGGGCAGCCTGGACGTGCTGGTGAACAACGCCGGGGTGGGGATGTACATTCCGGCATGGCGGGCGGACATGGGCGAGGTGCGGCGGTTGTGGGAGCTGAACATATTCGCGCCGCTCGAACTGATCCAGCTTGTGGTTCCGGTGATGCAGAAGCAGGGCGGGGGGCGGATTGTGAACGTGAGTTCGGTGGCGGGCAAGATCGCGTTGCCGTGGTTTCCGAACTACACGGCGTCGAAGTTCGCGTTGTGCGCGTTGACGGACGCGCTGCGGATCGAGCTTGCGCCCTACAACATTTCGACGATGGACGTGTGCCCGGGGTACGTGAAGACGGCGTTCCAGGACAACTCGCTCGCGGGGCGTCCGCCAGACCGGTTGTGGCGGATGAAGCGAATGGCGGTGATGCCGGACGAATGCGCGGAGGCCATCGCGCGGGGGATGGAGCGGGACAAACGGACGCTGGTGATGCCGTGGTTCGGGAACGTGCTGATCGCGGCGGCGCGGCTGGCGCCTTCGATCGCGGACCGGATCCTGGCGCATATTTACGAAGGGCTGGATCTGGAAGGGATCCAGCAGCGGTAG